From Xyrauchen texanus isolate HMW12.3.18 chromosome 12, RBS_HiC_50CHRs, whole genome shotgun sequence, one genomic window encodes:
- the LOC127653296 gene encoding uncharacterized protein LOC127653296 isoform X2, with protein sequence MTKLDRLNTFMTERLMAAVKEIIFTVGKTVQEYEEETARIRTENERLKGMLRDSGCFLDQTNPAHVQSYQPVSPGQPRWIPSQNEEPESLEEIQQDQSQSETHPHIKPELEYSANDYQESAALPSIADNNNEGSQCADHTDTNPFDNEVINCNFPTKIKAEFINSDLSSINPSESTEDPYQSWSPHSPDLPLVDLYRAQHSNQPTYITNEALPTVSQQSETTPNGMG encoded by the exons ATGACTAAACTGGACCGTTTGAACACTTTCATGACTGAGCGCTTGATGGCAGCCGTGAAGGAGATCATTTTCACAGTCGGCAAGACAGTTCAGGAGTACGAGGAGGAAACAGCACGAATCAGAACTGAAAATGAACGGTTGAAAGGCATGTTACGGGACTCGGGATGCTTCCTTGACCAAACAAATCCTG CCCATGTGCAGTCTTATCAGCCTGTCTCCCCTGGGCAGCCCAGATGGATACCCAGCCAGAACGAGGAACCAGAATCCCTTGAAGAGATCCAGCAGGACCAGAGCCAAAGTGAAACACATCCGCATATAAAACCAGAACTTGAGTACTCTGCCAACGATTACCAAGAATCTGCAGCTTTGCCATCAATAGCTGACAACAACAACGAGGGCTCACAGTGTGCCGATCACACTGATACTAATCCTTTTGATAATGAGGTTATAAACTGTAATTTTCCAACCAAAATCAAAGCTGAATTCATAAACTCTGACTTGAGTTCAATCAATCCTTCAGAAAGCACTGAAGATCCATATCAGAGTTGGTCACCACATAGTCCAGACCTGCCTTTAGTGGACCTCTACAGAGCACAACACTCGAATCAGCCAACATACATTACCAATGAAGCTCTGCCCACAGTATCCCAGCAAAGTG AAACAACCCCAAATGGAATGGGCTGA
- the LOC127653296 gene encoding uncharacterized protein LOC127653296 isoform X1: MTKLDRLNTFMTERLMAAVKEIIFTVGKTVQEYEEETARIRTENERLKGMLRDSGCFLDQTNPAHVQSYQPVSPGQPRWIPSQNEEPESLEEIQQDQSQSETHPHIKPELEYSANDYQESAALPSIADNNNEGSQCADHTDTNPFDNEVINCNFPTKIKAEFINSDLSSINPSESTEDPYQSWSPHSPDLPLVDLYRAQHSNQPTYITNEALPTVSQQSGLSQDSHHFSYHNILCTNSSYCNSKCCEMQKRTIAKSSPVWRYFSLKEGDCSKAVCLMCKAIISRGRKEYTTSALLKHLRIKHETTPNGMG, encoded by the exons ATGACTAAACTGGACCGTTTGAACACTTTCATGACTGAGCGCTTGATGGCAGCCGTGAAGGAGATCATTTTCACAGTCGGCAAGACAGTTCAGGAGTACGAGGAGGAAACAGCACGAATCAGAACTGAAAATGAACGGTTGAAAGGCATGTTACGGGACTCGGGATGCTTCCTTGACCAAACAAATCCTG CCCATGTGCAGTCTTATCAGCCTGTCTCCCCTGGGCAGCCCAGATGGATACCCAGCCAGAACGAGGAACCAGAATCCCTTGAAGAGATCCAGCAGGACCAGAGCCAAAGTGAAACACATCCGCATATAAAACCAGAACTTGAGTACTCTGCCAACGATTACCAAGAATCTGCAGCTTTGCCATCAATAGCTGACAACAACAACGAGGGCTCACAGTGTGCCGATCACACTGATACTAATCCTTTTGATAATGAGGTTATAAACTGTAATTTTCCAACCAAAATCAAAGCTGAATTCATAAACTCTGACTTGAGTTCAATCAATCCTTCAGAAAGCACTGAAGATCCATATCAGAGTTGGTCACCACATAGTCCAGACCTGCCTTTAGTGGACCTCTACAGAGCACAACACTCGAATCAGCCAACATACATTACCAATGAAGCTCTGCCCACAGTATCCCAGCAAAGTGGTTTGTCTCAAGATTCTCATCACTTTTCATATCACAACATATTATGTACCAACAGTTCCTACTGTAACAGTAAATGCTGtgaaatgcagaaaaggacaataGCCAAGTCAAGCCCTGTATGGAGGTATTTCTCTCTTAAAGAGGGAGACTGTAGCAAAGCAGTGTGCCTTATGTGTAAAGCCATCATATCCCGTGGTCGGAAAGAATACACAACATCTGCTCTTTTAAAGCACCTTCGCATAAAACACG AAACAACCCCAAATGGAATGGGCTGA